One stretch of Centroberyx gerrardi isolate f3 chromosome 13, fCenGer3.hap1.cur.20231027, whole genome shotgun sequence DNA includes these proteins:
- the ccl25a gene encoding C-C motif chemokine 25 isoform X1 — MRFNALFFLLILACLYLTLAQGSYEDCCLKYVKAMDRGTQRMAVRYRLQETDGGCNIPAIVFTMKKGRTFCANPRLKWVTDLMRKIDKKSTKKQHRRGPKSG, encoded by the exons ATGAGGTTCAACGCGCTGTTCTTCCTGCTCATCCTAGCctgcctctatctcacactgGCACAAG GTTCCTATGAGGACTGCTGTCTGAAATATGTTAAGGCAATGGACAGAGGCACACAGAGAATGGCGGTGAGGTACAGATTGCAGGAGACAGATGGAGGCTGCAACATCCCTGCTATAGT GTTCACCATGAAGAAGGGGCGCACGTTCTGTGCCAACCCCAGACTAAAGTGGGTCACAGACCTGATGCGGAAGATTGACAAGAAATCCACCAAAAAG CAGCATCGCCGAGGGCCAAAGAGTGGCTGA
- the ccl25a gene encoding C-C motif chemokine 25 isoform X2, producing the protein MRFNALFFLLILACLYLTLAQGSYEDCCLKYVKAMDRGTQRMAVRYRLQETDGGCNIPAIVFTMKKGRTFCANPRLKWVTDLMRKIDKKSTKKHRRGPKSG; encoded by the exons ATGAGGTTCAACGCGCTGTTCTTCCTGCTCATCCTAGCctgcctctatctcacactgGCACAAG GTTCCTATGAGGACTGCTGTCTGAAATATGTTAAGGCAATGGACAGAGGCACACAGAGAATGGCGGTGAGGTACAGATTGCAGGAGACAGATGGAGGCTGCAACATCCCTGCTATAGT GTTCACCATGAAGAAGGGGCGCACGTTCTGTGCCAACCCCAGACTAAAGTGGGTCACAGACCTGATGCGGAAGATTGACAAGAAATCCACCAAAAAG CATCGCCGAGGGCCAAAGAGTGGCTGA